In Wolbachia endosymbiont (group A) of Pogonocherus hispidulus, the genomic stretch GAAGTGGATGGTGAAATAGATGATGAAATAAATGATCAAGATGGCGATGAAGAAGTATCCGTTTAGAAATCTACTGAAGTTACATAGTCTTTAAATGATTCACATTGCTATCTATACACTGTTGTTCTGTATGAGTGTAATGTTGTGCCGCATAGTGTCTAAGTCAAGTGATGTGTACAATAAGGTTTTAGCGTTCAATAATTTCTCAACGCAAGTAGTTGTGCTCATAACAGCAATATCAATCATTCTGAATAATTTTTTTTTAATT encodes the following:
- a CDS encoding monovalent cation/H+ antiporter complex subunit F, encoding MIHIAIYTLLFCMSVMLCRIVSKSSDVYNKVLAFNNFSTQVVVLITAISIILNNFFLIDIALLYASVSFISTIALMRLMLF